The window ATAGAGGAGGTTAGGAGGAGCCTTGGGGGAGCTAAGGGGGCGGACGTCACGGGGGGCATGCTCCACAAGGTGGAGGTCCTCTACAGGCTGGCTCGTAGAGGCTACCCATCTATAATAGTGAACGGCCTCAAGCCGCGCCTACTATTAAAGGCGATCCTCGGCGAGCCCTGCGAGGGAACGGTCATTGAGGCGTGAGGCCTTAAGCGCTGAGGAGGTGATGGAGGACATAGCGAGGAGGGTGGCTGAGTGTAAGCGCTGCGAGCTCTGGAGGACTAGGACTAATGTAGTAGTAGGCGAGGGGTCGCTTAGGCCCAAGGTGGTCTTCATAGGCGAGGCCCCGGGGAGGAACGAGGACCTCCAAGGGAGGCCCTTCGTGGGGGCGGCTGGACAGCTGCTCACGGAGCTCCTTGAGGGCATCGGGCTTACGAGGGGGGAGGTCTACATAGCCAACGTCTTAAAGTGTAGGCCCCCCGATAACAGGGACCCCCTGCCAGGGGAGGTTGAGGCCTGCACGCCCTTCCTAGATGAGCAGCTAGAGGTGCTTAGGCCCTCGGTTATATCTACGCTAGGCCGCTTCTCCACCGCCTACGTCTTCTCGAAGGCGGGGATGAGCTTCACGAGCATGTCTAAGGTGAGGGGGAGGGTGTTTCAAGTAGAGCTCCTAGGCTTTAGGGCGAGCCTGCTACCCACCTACCACCCAGCCGCGGCGCTGTACTACCCGAGGCTCAAGCAAGCCTTGGCCGAGGACTTTAGGAAGCTCGCGTCCCTCCTCGCGCCCCCGCGTGAGGCTAGGCCGGTGGACTTAAGCCGCTTCATGTGACGCTCCCTAGGGCCTTCTCTACAGCCCGCGGCTGAGGGGCTAGGGCGCCGGCCTAGTCAGCGCGCCCCTATGCATAGCGAAAAGCTTCTTAGATTGAGCCGCCGCTTAGTCGTCGATGGCTAGGGTCGCGCTGCTTAGAGGCTTAGACCCGGTCGAGGTGACTACCGAGGCCCTGAAGGCCATAGAGAGGGACGTCGAGCCCTTGATAACGAGCGGGAGGCCGGTCCTCGTGAAGCCTAACTACATAACCGCCGACCACCCCTCCACGGGCGTCACGACCGATGCCGGGGTAGTGGAGGGGGTCGTCAGGTTCCTTAAGGAGAGGGGGGTGGAGGACGTCGTTATAGGGGAGGGGAGCGGGTTTGCAGACACTCTCGAGGCCTTTAGGGCCGCGGGCATAGACAAGGTTGCTGAGAAGTGGGGTGTTGAGCTAATAGACCTGAACAGGGACGAGCTCGTCGAAGTGCGCCCCCCGAGCCCGCTCGCCTTAAAGAAGGTCAAGGTGGCTAGGACGGCCCTCGAGAGGGCAATAGTGAGCGTCCCTAAGCTAAAGGTC is drawn from Candidatus Nezhaarchaeota archaeon and contains these coding sequences:
- a CDS encoding uridylate kinase, yielding IEEVRRSLGGAKGADVTGGMLHKVEVLYRLARRGYPSIIVNGLKPRLLLKAILGEPCEGTVIEA
- the udg gene encoding type-4 uracil-DNA glycosylase; the encoded protein is MEDIARRVAECKRCELWRTRTNVVVGEGSLRPKVVFIGEAPGRNEDLQGRPFVGAAGQLLTELLEGIGLTRGEVYIANVLKCRPPDNRDPLPGEVEACTPFLDEQLEVLRPSVISTLGRFSTAYVFSKAGMSFTSMSKVRGRVFQVELLGFRASLLPTYHPAAALYYPRLKQALAEDFRKLASLLAPPREARPVDLSRFM
- a CDS encoding DUF362 domain-containing protein encodes the protein MARVALLRGLDPVEVTTEALKAIERDVEPLITSGRPVLVKPNYITADHPSTGVTTDAGVVEGVVRFLKERGVEDVVIGEGSGFADTLEAFRAAGIDKVAEKWGVELIDLNRDELVEVRPPSPLALKKVKVARTALERAIVSVPKLKVHKLATVTLGLKNMMGALGSKGRMHNGRLQENIADLASVLKPSLTVIDGMVAGEVHETSRSPVRMNVVIASTDPVAADAVGALVMGIRPEEVKHLVLAERKGLGTLRLEEVEVVGEPVEKVARRFRRSLLSRLLSRI